One stretch of Ananas comosus cultivar F153 linkage group 6, ASM154086v1, whole genome shotgun sequence DNA includes these proteins:
- the LOC109711483 gene encoding uncharacterized protein LOC109711483 isoform X2 gives MAAKLITARWATLTSTLLFPLPRPSLHRTIVNARLPRVSSSSPLPSSSLTPSSSSSSSSLSMASEAVAVEKTSGPYGSWKSPITADVVAGAEKRLGGVALGGDGRLLWIETRPGEGGRAVIVKEPEKLEDKPLDVISSEFSARTLAQEYGGGAFAARDNVIIFSNYKDQRLYKQTVGGNHAPVPLTPDYGGPVVRYADGVFDPLFHRFITVMEDHRTSSLNPTTTIVAIHLSNGDIHEPKVLLSGNDFYAFPRLDPSGKRMAWVEWSHPNMHWDKAELWVGYVSESGDLYKRVRVAGGDPLLVESPTEPKWSSKGELFFMTDRRMGFWNIYKWIEDKNEVVPVYSMNAEFARPLWVFGTSSYDFVGRNGENNSIVCSYRQSGRSYLGILDYVSGSFSLLDIPLSDVTNVVAGSDYVYVEGASATHPLSVAKVTLNETLSKATAFSIVPGQSAYAYFYPPTNPNFQGSPDEKPPLLVKTHGGPTAETRGILDLNIQYWTSRGWAFVDVNYGGSTGYGREYRERLLGQWGVVDVNDCCSCARYLVESGRVDGQRLCITGRSAGGYTTLACLAFRDTFKAGASLYGVADLSLLKAETHKFESHYIDNLVGNERDYFEKSPINFVDKFTCPVILFQGLDDKIVPPDQAREIYKALKEKGLPVALVEYEGEQHGFRKAENIKFTLEQAMMFFARLVGRFEVADDITPIKIDNFD, from the exons ATGGCCGCGAAGTTGATAACGGCTCGTTGGGCCACTCTCACCTCCACTCTCCTTTTCCCTCTCCCTCGCCCCAGTCTCCACCGCACGATCGTCAACGCACGGCTTCCGcgcgtctcctcctcctcccccctcccgAGCTCGTCCCTAaccccgtcgtcgtcgtcgtcgtcgtcgtcgttgtccaTGGCGTCGGAGGCTGTCGCCGTGGAGAAGACCTCGGGGCCGTACGGATCATGGAAGTCGCCGATCACCGCCgacgtcgtcgccggcgccgagAAGCGACTCGGTGGCGTCGCCCTCGGCGGCGACGGGCGCCTCCTTTGGATCGAGACACGCCCCGGCGAAGGAGG GCGCGCAGTTATAGTAAAGGAGCCTGAAAAACTGGAAGATAAACCGCTGGATGTTATATCTTCAGAGTTTTCGGCTCGAACTTTGGCCCAAGAGTATGGAGGGGGTGCATTTGCAGCTAGAGATAATGTCATTATATTCTCCAATTATAAAGATCAACGTTTATACAAGCAAACAGTTGGAG GGAATCACGCGCCAGTACCTCTAACACCAGATTATGGGGGCCCGGTTGTCCGTTATGCCGATGGTGTCTTTGATCCTCTCTTCCATCGTTTTATTACCGTAATGGAAG atCATCGTACAAGTAGCTTAAATCCAACTACAACCATTGTTGCAATACATTTGAGTAATGGAGATATTCATG AGCCAAAAGTGCTACTGAGCGGCAATGACTTCTATGCCTTTCCACGTCTTGATCCAAGTGGAAAACGGATGGCATGGGTTGAGTGGAGTCACCCAAACATGCACTGGGACAAAGCAGAGCTTTGGGTTGGATACGTCTCTGAAAGTGG AGACTTATATAAGCGAGTACGTGTCGCTGGTGGTGACCCTTTGTTGGTGGAATCTCCGACTGAGCCCAAATGGTCTTCGAAAG GGGAGCTGTTTTTCATGACTGATAGAAGGATGGGGTTCTGGAATATATACAAATGG ATTGAAGACAAAAATGAGGTTGTGCCAGTGTATTCCATGAATGCTGAATTCGCAAGACCACTATGGGTTTTTGGTACCAGCTCTTACGATTTTGTTGGAAGAAATGGTGAAAATAATAGTATCGTCTGCAGTTACAG GCAGAGCGGAAGGTCATACCTTGGAATTTTGGACTACGTTTCAGGATCCTTTTCATTGCTTGACATTCCCCTGTCTGATGTTACTAATGTT GTTGCTGGATCAGACTACGTTTATGTGGAAGGAGCATCGGCAACTCACCCATTGTCAGTTGCTAAG GTGACCTTGAATGAAACGCTATCGAAGGCAACAGCATTCTCAATA GTTCCTGGTCAGAGTGCTTATGCTTATTTCTACCCACCTACAAATCCCAATTTTCAAGGTTCACCTGATGAGAAGCCCCCATTGTTGGTCAAAACACATG GAGGGCCTACAGCTGAGACACGTGGAATTCTTGATCTTAACATTCAGTATTGGACAAGTCGAGGATGGGCTTTCGTCGATGTTAATTATGGAGGAAGCACTG GTTATGGGAGAGAATATCGAGAAAGACTGTTGGGGCAATGGGGTGTTGTTGATGTTAATGACTGTTGCAGCTGTGCTAGATATCTG GTGGAAAGTGGAAGAGTAGATGGACAACGACTTTGCATAACTGGCAGATCTGCAGGTGGTTACACAACATTAGCGTGCCTTGCTTTCAGAGACACATTTAAAGCCGGTGCTTCCTTGTATGGT GTAGCTGATTTGTCTTTACTGAAAGCCGAGACTCACAAGTTCGAATCCCACTATATTGATAATCTTGTCG GAAATGAAAGGGATTATTTTGAGAAATCACCAATTAACTTTGTAGATAAATTTACCTGCCCAGTGATTTTATTTCAAGGATTAGATGACAAG ATTGTGCCACCGGATCAAGCGCGTGAGATTTATAAAGCCCTGAAAGAAAAAGGCTTGCCTGTTGCTTTGGTTGAGTATGAAGGGGAGCAACATGGGTTCCGCAAG GCTGAGAACATCAAGTTTACTCTGGAGCAGGCCATGATGTTCTTTGCTCGGTTAGTGGGGCGATTCGAAGTGGCTGATGATATCACTCCTATCAAAATTGACAACTTTGATTAA
- the LOC109711483 gene encoding dipeptidyl-peptidase 5-like isoform X1, whose protein sequence is MAAKLITARWATLTSTLLFPLPRPSLHRTIVNARLPRVSSSSPLPSSSLTPSSSSSSSSLSMASEAVAVEKTSGPYGSWKSPITADVVAGAEKRLGGVALGGDGRLLWIETRPGEGGRAVIVKEPEKLEDKPLDVISSEFSARTLAQEYGGGAFAARDNVIIFSNYKDQRLYKQTVGGNHAPVPLTPDYGGPVVRYADGVFDPLFHRFITVMEDHRTSSLNPTTTIVAIHLSNGDIHEPKVLLSGNDFYAFPRLDPSGKRMAWVEWSHPNMHWDKAELWVGYVSESGDLYKRVRVAGGDPLLVESPTEPKWSSKGELFFMTDRRMGFWNIYKWIEDKNEVVPVYSMNAEFARPLWVFGTSSYDFVGRNGENNSIVCSYRQSGRSYLGILDYVSGSFSLLDIPLSDVTNVVAGSDYVYVEGASATHPLSVAKVTLNETLSKATAFSIVWSSSPDVTKHKPYFSLPELIEFPTQVPGQSAYAYFYPPTNPNFQGSPDEKPPLLVKTHGGPTAETRGILDLNIQYWTSRGWAFVDVNYGGSTGYGREYRERLLGQWGVVDVNDCCSCARYLVESGRVDGQRLCITGRSAGGYTTLACLAFRDTFKAGASLYGVADLSLLKAETHKFESHYIDNLVGNERDYFEKSPINFVDKFTCPVILFQGLDDKIVPPDQAREIYKALKEKGLPVALVEYEGEQHGFRKAENIKFTLEQAMMFFARLVGRFEVADDITPIKIDNFD, encoded by the exons ATGGCCGCGAAGTTGATAACGGCTCGTTGGGCCACTCTCACCTCCACTCTCCTTTTCCCTCTCCCTCGCCCCAGTCTCCACCGCACGATCGTCAACGCACGGCTTCCGcgcgtctcctcctcctcccccctcccgAGCTCGTCCCTAaccccgtcgtcgtcgtcgtcgtcgtcgtcgttgtccaTGGCGTCGGAGGCTGTCGCCGTGGAGAAGACCTCGGGGCCGTACGGATCATGGAAGTCGCCGATCACCGCCgacgtcgtcgccggcgccgagAAGCGACTCGGTGGCGTCGCCCTCGGCGGCGACGGGCGCCTCCTTTGGATCGAGACACGCCCCGGCGAAGGAGG GCGCGCAGTTATAGTAAAGGAGCCTGAAAAACTGGAAGATAAACCGCTGGATGTTATATCTTCAGAGTTTTCGGCTCGAACTTTGGCCCAAGAGTATGGAGGGGGTGCATTTGCAGCTAGAGATAATGTCATTATATTCTCCAATTATAAAGATCAACGTTTATACAAGCAAACAGTTGGAG GGAATCACGCGCCAGTACCTCTAACACCAGATTATGGGGGCCCGGTTGTCCGTTATGCCGATGGTGTCTTTGATCCTCTCTTCCATCGTTTTATTACCGTAATGGAAG atCATCGTACAAGTAGCTTAAATCCAACTACAACCATTGTTGCAATACATTTGAGTAATGGAGATATTCATG AGCCAAAAGTGCTACTGAGCGGCAATGACTTCTATGCCTTTCCACGTCTTGATCCAAGTGGAAAACGGATGGCATGGGTTGAGTGGAGTCACCCAAACATGCACTGGGACAAAGCAGAGCTTTGGGTTGGATACGTCTCTGAAAGTGG AGACTTATATAAGCGAGTACGTGTCGCTGGTGGTGACCCTTTGTTGGTGGAATCTCCGACTGAGCCCAAATGGTCTTCGAAAG GGGAGCTGTTTTTCATGACTGATAGAAGGATGGGGTTCTGGAATATATACAAATGG ATTGAAGACAAAAATGAGGTTGTGCCAGTGTATTCCATGAATGCTGAATTCGCAAGACCACTATGGGTTTTTGGTACCAGCTCTTACGATTTTGTTGGAAGAAATGGTGAAAATAATAGTATCGTCTGCAGTTACAG GCAGAGCGGAAGGTCATACCTTGGAATTTTGGACTACGTTTCAGGATCCTTTTCATTGCTTGACATTCCCCTGTCTGATGTTACTAATGTT GTTGCTGGATCAGACTACGTTTATGTGGAAGGAGCATCGGCAACTCACCCATTGTCAGTTGCTAAG GTGACCTTGAATGAAACGCTATCGAAGGCAACAGCATTCTCAATAGTTTGGTCTTCTTCTCCGGATGTTACTAAACACAAACCGTACTTCAGCCTGCCAGAACTTATCGAATTTCCTACACAGGTTCCTGGTCAGAGTGCTTATGCTTATTTCTACCCACCTACAAATCCCAATTTTCAAGGTTCACCTGATGAGAAGCCCCCATTGTTGGTCAAAACACATG GAGGGCCTACAGCTGAGACACGTGGAATTCTTGATCTTAACATTCAGTATTGGACAAGTCGAGGATGGGCTTTCGTCGATGTTAATTATGGAGGAAGCACTG GTTATGGGAGAGAATATCGAGAAAGACTGTTGGGGCAATGGGGTGTTGTTGATGTTAATGACTGTTGCAGCTGTGCTAGATATCTG GTGGAAAGTGGAAGAGTAGATGGACAACGACTTTGCATAACTGGCAGATCTGCAGGTGGTTACACAACATTAGCGTGCCTTGCTTTCAGAGACACATTTAAAGCCGGTGCTTCCTTGTATGGT GTAGCTGATTTGTCTTTACTGAAAGCCGAGACTCACAAGTTCGAATCCCACTATATTGATAATCTTGTCG GAAATGAAAGGGATTATTTTGAGAAATCACCAATTAACTTTGTAGATAAATTTACCTGCCCAGTGATTTTATTTCAAGGATTAGATGACAAG ATTGTGCCACCGGATCAAGCGCGTGAGATTTATAAAGCCCTGAAAGAAAAAGGCTTGCCTGTTGCTTTGGTTGAGTATGAAGGGGAGCAACATGGGTTCCGCAAG GCTGAGAACATCAAGTTTACTCTGGAGCAGGCCATGATGTTCTTTGCTCGGTTAGTGGGGCGATTCGAAGTGGCTGATGATATCACTCCTATCAAAATTGACAACTTTGATTAA
- the LOC109711483 gene encoding uncharacterized protein LOC109711483 isoform X3 encodes MAAKLITARWATLTSTLLFPLPRPSLHRTIVNARLPRVSSSSPLPSSSLTPSSSSSSSSLSMASEAVAVEKTSGPYGSWKSPITADVVAGAEKRLGGVALGGDGRLLWIETRPGEGGRAVIVKEPEKLEDKPLDVISSEFSARTLAQEYGGGAFAARDNVIIFSNYKDQRLYKQTVGGNHAPVPLTPDYGGPVVRYADGVFDPLFHRFITVMEDHRTSSLNPTTTIVAIHLSNGDIHEPKVLLSGNDFYAFPRLDPSGKRMAWVEWSHPNMHWDKAELWVGYVSESGDLYKRVRVAGGDPLLVESPTEPKWSSKGELFFMTDRRMGFWNIYKWIEDKNEVVPVYSMNAEFARPLWVFGTSSYDFVGRNGENNSIVCSYRQSGRSYLGILDYVSGSFSLLDIPLSDVTNVVAGSDYVYVEGASATHPLSVAKVPGQSAYAYFYPPTNPNFQGSPDEKPPLLVKTHGGPTAETRGILDLNIQYWTSRGWAFVDVNYGGSTGYGREYRERLLGQWGVVDVNDCCSCARYLVESGRVDGQRLCITGRSAGGYTTLACLAFRDTFKAGASLYGVADLSLLKAETHKFESHYIDNLVGNERDYFEKSPINFVDKFTCPVILFQGLDDKIVPPDQAREIYKALKEKGLPVALVEYEGEQHGFRKAENIKFTLEQAMMFFARLVGRFEVADDITPIKIDNFD; translated from the exons ATGGCCGCGAAGTTGATAACGGCTCGTTGGGCCACTCTCACCTCCACTCTCCTTTTCCCTCTCCCTCGCCCCAGTCTCCACCGCACGATCGTCAACGCACGGCTTCCGcgcgtctcctcctcctcccccctcccgAGCTCGTCCCTAaccccgtcgtcgtcgtcgtcgtcgtcgtcgttgtccaTGGCGTCGGAGGCTGTCGCCGTGGAGAAGACCTCGGGGCCGTACGGATCATGGAAGTCGCCGATCACCGCCgacgtcgtcgccggcgccgagAAGCGACTCGGTGGCGTCGCCCTCGGCGGCGACGGGCGCCTCCTTTGGATCGAGACACGCCCCGGCGAAGGAGG GCGCGCAGTTATAGTAAAGGAGCCTGAAAAACTGGAAGATAAACCGCTGGATGTTATATCTTCAGAGTTTTCGGCTCGAACTTTGGCCCAAGAGTATGGAGGGGGTGCATTTGCAGCTAGAGATAATGTCATTATATTCTCCAATTATAAAGATCAACGTTTATACAAGCAAACAGTTGGAG GGAATCACGCGCCAGTACCTCTAACACCAGATTATGGGGGCCCGGTTGTCCGTTATGCCGATGGTGTCTTTGATCCTCTCTTCCATCGTTTTATTACCGTAATGGAAG atCATCGTACAAGTAGCTTAAATCCAACTACAACCATTGTTGCAATACATTTGAGTAATGGAGATATTCATG AGCCAAAAGTGCTACTGAGCGGCAATGACTTCTATGCCTTTCCACGTCTTGATCCAAGTGGAAAACGGATGGCATGGGTTGAGTGGAGTCACCCAAACATGCACTGGGACAAAGCAGAGCTTTGGGTTGGATACGTCTCTGAAAGTGG AGACTTATATAAGCGAGTACGTGTCGCTGGTGGTGACCCTTTGTTGGTGGAATCTCCGACTGAGCCCAAATGGTCTTCGAAAG GGGAGCTGTTTTTCATGACTGATAGAAGGATGGGGTTCTGGAATATATACAAATGG ATTGAAGACAAAAATGAGGTTGTGCCAGTGTATTCCATGAATGCTGAATTCGCAAGACCACTATGGGTTTTTGGTACCAGCTCTTACGATTTTGTTGGAAGAAATGGTGAAAATAATAGTATCGTCTGCAGTTACAG GCAGAGCGGAAGGTCATACCTTGGAATTTTGGACTACGTTTCAGGATCCTTTTCATTGCTTGACATTCCCCTGTCTGATGTTACTAATGTT GTTGCTGGATCAGACTACGTTTATGTGGAAGGAGCATCGGCAACTCACCCATTGTCAGTTGCTAAG GTTCCTGGTCAGAGTGCTTATGCTTATTTCTACCCACCTACAAATCCCAATTTTCAAGGTTCACCTGATGAGAAGCCCCCATTGTTGGTCAAAACACATG GAGGGCCTACAGCTGAGACACGTGGAATTCTTGATCTTAACATTCAGTATTGGACAAGTCGAGGATGGGCTTTCGTCGATGTTAATTATGGAGGAAGCACTG GTTATGGGAGAGAATATCGAGAAAGACTGTTGGGGCAATGGGGTGTTGTTGATGTTAATGACTGTTGCAGCTGTGCTAGATATCTG GTGGAAAGTGGAAGAGTAGATGGACAACGACTTTGCATAACTGGCAGATCTGCAGGTGGTTACACAACATTAGCGTGCCTTGCTTTCAGAGACACATTTAAAGCCGGTGCTTCCTTGTATGGT GTAGCTGATTTGTCTTTACTGAAAGCCGAGACTCACAAGTTCGAATCCCACTATATTGATAATCTTGTCG GAAATGAAAGGGATTATTTTGAGAAATCACCAATTAACTTTGTAGATAAATTTACCTGCCCAGTGATTTTATTTCAAGGATTAGATGACAAG ATTGTGCCACCGGATCAAGCGCGTGAGATTTATAAAGCCCTGAAAGAAAAAGGCTTGCCTGTTGCTTTGGTTGAGTATGAAGGGGAGCAACATGGGTTCCGCAAG GCTGAGAACATCAAGTTTACTCTGGAGCAGGCCATGATGTTCTTTGCTCGGTTAGTGGGGCGATTCGAAGTGGCTGATGATATCACTCCTATCAAAATTGACAACTTTGATTAA